The following DNA comes from Haloarchaeobius salinus.
CGGGATGGACCCCGACCGCGCGACCGCCATGCAGTTCGGGTTCTTCCACCTCGTCTACGGGCTGGTGCTCGGCGGGTTCGTCGGTGCCGGGCTGGTCTGAGCTCGGTCAGTCCTCCGCGCCGTCGCCGCCGATTCGCCCCTCCAGCTTCTTCACGCGGGTCGACAGCGCGAGGAACGTCGCGAGCAGCGTCAGCGCGATGGCCCCGGCGGCTGCGACGCGGTGGGGCCCGGGCGTGTGGACGATGGCCCCGTCGACCAGGTCCTCCGCCGGGATGAACGTGTGGTGGGGCGTCCCGACGATGGGGACGAAGTAGTCCACCACGTCGTTGAAGCCGTACCAGGCAAGCGCGACGGCGACGGCCCTGACCGGGAAGTCGCTGATTCGGTGGAGGACAAAGCCCTGCAGTACCATCGCGAGGTGGCTCCAGAACAGGAAGTTGTACATCGCCCAGTGGAGGTACGCGAAGTCGCCCTTGAACGCCAGCAGCACGAACGGCGTCCACGCGCCCAGTTTGAGACAGCCGAAGAACGCGAGCGCCGAGAGGTACTCGTTCGGCCGGTCGAGCAGCCACGCCGCGAAGGCCAGCGCGATGAACAGCGTCGCCACCGGGCTGTCCGGCACGACCGGCCACGCGACCAGCGGCTCGATGGCGAACTGGCTGTTCCGGGCGACGAACCCGTCGGCCAGCGGGTCGATACCGTAGTAGTAGAAGCCGAACGCGGTGCCCAGGACGTTCGTGAGGACGACCAGCCACGCGAACGTCAGCCCGAGGTCCTCTATCGCCTCGGGGACCGGGGCGACGTACCACGGCAGGTCCTCGCGCGCCGGCGGGTCGGCGAATGGCCACTGCATCGTTCGCCGTGTCGGACGGTCCGCTGATAGCCGTGACGATTCTGGTCGTGAGTGACTGTGGCTGTTACGTAGGGAACGGCGGACTCACTGGTGTCGAGAACTACCAGAAAGCCCCAACAGCCGTGGGAATCGCTAACGACGCGAACAGCCAGAAAGCCCCGGCGGGCTACGCTCCCACGGCTCGCTGCGTCCCCGGAAATCGGAGATTTCCGGTGGGCTCACGAGACGCTCGCGTCTCGTGACCGCTCCCTCCGGTGCTCGTCCCTCGCACGAGTGTCGACGAGACACGCTCGCTGCGCTCGCGGTCTCGCCAGCCGCGCGCCACCTGGACTGTGGAATCACGCATCGTTGGAGGAACGTCCAACTCGCCGCGAGGGCGGAACGACACCGGTTAAGTGTGACCGAACCCAAGCCGCCGACATGACCGAGGAGACAGACCT
Coding sequences within:
- a CDS encoding DUF1405 domain-containing protein yields the protein MQWPFADPPAREDLPWYVAPVPEAIEDLGLTFAWLVVLTNVLGTAFGFYYYGIDPLADGFVARNSQFAIEPLVAWPVVPDSPVATLFIALAFAAWLLDRPNEYLSALAFFGCLKLGAWTPFVLLAFKGDFAYLHWAMYNFLFWSHLAMVLQGFVLHRISDFPVRAVAVALAWYGFNDVVDYFVPIVGTPHHTFIPAEDLVDGAIVHTPGPHRVAAAGAIALTLLATFLALSTRVKKLEGRIGGDGAED